From the genome of Rathayibacter sp. VKM Ac-2759, one region includes:
- a CDS encoding carbohydrate ABC transporter permease: protein MNPTTTPLRRGIDVAIAIVLCGFLLFPLYWMVNVSLTKPQNLIQTPPSLFPSDPTLDGYIQAFSTQLPNLVTSLVISIGCVILTLAIALPAAFAMAKFRVRGTGLVMFVFLLAQMIPGIVLVTALFAIYNALGLLNTYPGLILADATASVPFAVIILRAFMLGIPDELIEAARIDGASNWRSFVSIVIPLSRNSIVTAGLFSFLFAWADFLNANSLTSGNSIVPFTLGLYRYIGSTTTNWNGIMATAVIASIPAAVLLIVAQRYVAAGVTAGAVKD, encoded by the coding sequence ATGAATCCGACCACCACACCGCTGCGACGCGGGATCGACGTCGCCATCGCGATCGTCCTCTGCGGCTTCCTGCTCTTCCCGCTCTACTGGATGGTCAACGTCTCGCTGACCAAGCCGCAGAACCTCATCCAGACCCCGCCGAGCCTCTTCCCCTCGGATCCCACGCTCGACGGCTACATCCAGGCGTTCTCGACCCAGCTGCCGAACCTCGTCACCAGCCTGGTGATCTCGATCGGCTGCGTCATCCTGACGCTCGCCATCGCGCTGCCCGCCGCGTTCGCCATGGCGAAGTTCCGGGTGCGCGGCACGGGCCTCGTGATGTTCGTGTTCCTGCTCGCCCAGATGATCCCCGGGATCGTCCTGGTGACCGCGCTCTTCGCGATCTACAACGCGCTCGGGCTCCTCAACACCTATCCGGGCCTGATCCTCGCCGACGCGACCGCCTCGGTCCCGTTCGCGGTGATCATCCTGCGCGCCTTCATGCTCGGGATCCCGGACGAGCTCATCGAGGCGGCCCGGATCGACGGAGCGAGCAACTGGCGCTCGTTCGTCTCGATCGTGATCCCGCTGAGCCGCAACTCCATCGTGACCGCGGGGCTGTTCTCGTTCCTGTTCGCCTGGGCCGACTTCCTGAACGCGAACTCGCTCACGTCCGGCAACAGCATCGTGCCGTTCACGCTCGGCCTCTACCGCTACATCGGATCGACCACCACCAACTGGAACGGGATCATGGCCACCGCTGTCATCGCCTCGATCCCCGCAGCCGTCCTGCTCATCGTGGCCCAGCGCTACGTGGCCGCGGGCGTCACGGCCGGCGCGGTCAAGGACTGA
- a CDS encoding sugar ABC transporter permease — translation MTDSAVLTAPVAGGTATPPPARRRPRSHLRLAAIGFMAPVVIFLLVFFVYPIIRGVILSFQDFGPRAFVTGDAPFVGLGNYITVVTDPIFGSIAWHTVVFTVVSLAGQFTIGMALALFFSRRFPLSATFRSLILLPWLLPLIVSATAWRWIFDQQFGILNAALGAQIGWLTDPSVSLWSVIIANIWLGIPFNMVLLHGGLQGIPENLYEAAALDGASRWRTFWSITWPLLRPVTSVTLLLGLVYTIKVFDVIWILTKGGPANSSHTLATWAYEQSFTDLQFGVGAAAGQILVIVALVFGFIYIRAQRKEALG, via the coding sequence ATGACCGACTCCGCCGTTCTCACGGCGCCGGTCGCGGGCGGGACGGCGACGCCGCCTCCCGCCCGCCGCCGGCCCCGCTCCCACCTGAGGCTCGCCGCGATCGGCTTCATGGCCCCCGTGGTGATCTTCCTCCTGGTCTTCTTCGTCTACCCGATCATCCGGGGCGTCATCCTCAGCTTCCAGGACTTCGGCCCCAGGGCCTTCGTCACCGGGGACGCGCCCTTCGTCGGACTCGGCAACTACATCACGGTCGTCACCGATCCGATCTTCGGCAGCATCGCCTGGCACACGGTCGTCTTCACGGTCGTCTCGCTCGCCGGCCAGTTCACGATCGGGATGGCCCTCGCCCTCTTCTTCAGCCGCCGGTTCCCGCTGTCGGCGACCTTCCGCTCGCTGATCCTCCTGCCCTGGCTCCTGCCGCTGATCGTCTCGGCGACGGCGTGGCGCTGGATCTTCGATCAGCAGTTCGGCATCCTCAACGCCGCCCTCGGCGCTCAGATCGGCTGGCTGACGGATCCGTCCGTCTCGCTCTGGTCGGTCATCATCGCCAACATCTGGCTCGGCATCCCCTTCAACATGGTGCTGCTCCACGGCGGCCTGCAGGGGATCCCCGAGAACCTCTACGAGGCGGCGGCCCTCGACGGGGCGAGCCGGTGGCGCACCTTCTGGAGCATCACCTGGCCGCTGCTGCGACCGGTCACCTCGGTGACCCTCCTGCTCGGTCTCGTCTACACGATCAAGGTCTTCGACGTGATCTGGATCCTCACGAAGGGCGGCCCCGCCAACAGCTCGCACACACTCGCGACCTGGGCCTACGAGCAGTCCTTCACCGACCTGCAGTTCGGAGTCGGAGCCGCCGCCGGCCAGATCCTCGTGATCGTCGCCCTCGTCTTCGGCTTCATCTACATCCGCGCCCAGCGCAAGGAGGCCCTCGGATGA
- a CDS encoding extracellular solute-binding protein yields MKNSTRRAAGAASLVLLAGVALSACSAGGGSEGSDTTLTIWDGFTQYDASSPYGTLLSSCEASTGVTLERTSDPDLTTKLLQAASSKTTPNLVILDNPNVAKFADTGLLVDNGTSGLDTSDVLPNVLAAGRLDGKTYGSSIGSNTLALFYNKDLFDAAGITPPTTWDELTAAAASLTSGDVKGIGFSANASEEGTFQFLPFFWGSGATLEDISSDDAVSALALWTDLVKAGSASQANVNSNQQDVRDQFLAGKLGMMVNGTWQLSALDEAGMNYGVVPLPAKDGGAAPSPLGGEFIEVVTADDAKQKLATEFAQCVIEPDSLKAWAAGQSYIMPYADAAADQATEDPALEPWVEAITVAQGRTSDLGVAYPDTSKALYTAIQEALTGSKTPQAALDDAAASLK; encoded by the coding sequence GTGAAGAACAGCACCCGACGGGCGGCAGGCGCCGCCTCCCTCGTCCTCCTCGCCGGAGTCGCCCTCAGCGCGTGCAGCGCGGGCGGAGGCTCCGAGGGCTCCGACACCACCCTGACCATCTGGGACGGCTTCACCCAGTACGACGCCTCGTCGCCCTACGGCACGCTCCTCTCGAGCTGCGAGGCGTCGACCGGCGTCACTCTCGAGCGGACCTCGGATCCGGATCTGACGACCAAGCTGCTGCAGGCGGCCTCGTCGAAGACCACGCCGAACCTCGTCATCCTCGACAACCCGAACGTGGCGAAGTTCGCCGACACGGGGCTGCTCGTCGACAACGGCACCTCGGGGCTCGACACCTCCGACGTCCTGCCGAACGTGCTCGCGGCCGGCCGGCTCGACGGGAAGACCTACGGCTCGTCGATCGGGTCGAACACCCTCGCGCTCTTCTACAACAAGGATCTGTTCGACGCTGCCGGGATCACGCCGCCGACCACCTGGGACGAGCTGACCGCCGCGGCGGCGTCGCTCACCTCGGGCGACGTCAAGGGAATCGGCTTCTCGGCGAACGCCTCCGAGGAGGGCACCTTCCAGTTCCTGCCCTTCTTCTGGGGCTCCGGCGCCACGCTCGAGGACATCTCCTCGGACGACGCCGTCTCGGCGCTCGCGCTCTGGACCGACCTCGTCAAGGCCGGCTCCGCCTCCCAGGCCAACGTCAACTCGAACCAGCAGGACGTCCGCGACCAGTTCCTCGCCGGCAAGCTCGGCATGATGGTCAACGGCACCTGGCAGCTCTCGGCCCTCGACGAGGCCGGCATGAACTACGGAGTCGTCCCCCTCCCGGCGAAGGACGGCGGCGCGGCGCCCAGCCCGCTCGGCGGCGAGTTCATCGAGGTCGTCACGGCCGACGACGCGAAGCAGAAGCTCGCGACCGAGTTCGCGCAGTGCGTGATCGAGCCCGACAGCCTCAAGGCCTGGGCGGCCGGCCAGTCGTACATCATGCCGTACGCCGACGCCGCCGCCGACCAGGCGACGGAGGACCCGGCGCTGGAGCCGTGGGTCGAGGCCATCACGGTGGCGCAGGGTCGCACGAGCGACCTCGGCGTCGCCTACCCCGACACCTCGAAGGCCCTCTACACGGCCATCCAGGAGGCGCTGACCGGCTCGAAGACGCCGCAGGCCGCTCTCGACGACGCCGCGGCGAGCCTGAAGTAG